One Merismopedia glauca CCAP 1448/3 genomic region harbors:
- a CDS encoding thermonuclease family protein — MRKINLNLILVSAVLLLCSSASADSLRGHVVGVVDGDTITLLVDSHKQYKIRLSGIDAPEKAQPFGQVSKKSLSDLIYDKDVFVEYSKYDRYGRVIGKISFNKLDVNLEQIKKGLAWHYKKYQNEQLPSERELYSDEELKAQASKLGLWSEVNSIPPWDWRKKKSEH; from the coding sequence ATGAGAAAAATAAATCTAAACCTTATATTAGTTAGCGCTGTCCTGCTGTTGTGCTCTTCAGCAAGTGCTGATTCATTGAGGGGGCATGTAGTAGGTGTCGTTGACGGCGATACAATCACTTTGCTTGTAGACTCGCACAAGCAATACAAAATTAGGCTTTCAGGAATTGACGCTCCTGAGAAAGCACAGCCATTTGGCCAAGTCTCGAAGAAATCACTTTCTGATTTGATTTACGATAAAGATGTATTTGTCGAATATTCTAAATATGATCGATATGGCAGGGTAATAGGGAAAATCAGCTTTAATAAGCTAGATGTGAACTTGGAGCAAATTAAGAAGGGGTTAGCTTGGCACTATAAGAAATATCAAAATGAGCAATTACCTTCAGAACGAGAGCTTTACTCAGATGAGGAGCTAAAAGCTCAAGCTTCCAAATTGGGCTTGTGGAGTGAAGTTAATTCGATACCGCCTTGGGATTGGAGAAAAAAGAAGAGTGAGCACTGA
- a CDS encoding DUF4407 domain-containing protein, with translation MKKLFHALKGFVYASAGVDTQLIYDCPLHERRRNLYIGLLVLMVSLLSFISVIYTVYNILEASVIDSKYSDYVNFSIALVTGFIWFLVVFNIYRACLTISGIGDGTSRITSDEIKNAIPQIIMALVLALSLGAPLNILLLHREVNHVVTASDIDRLMQNEESQIKSKAQMLIEAHMDETSNDQMAVSESQVFKELNDNQEELLIQSSQSFMGLLDKIYNQNPLLTLLIFVVAIHLYIVPIFLRMLWVKGVYEFKVEFQNQISLADNGIFKDYYRVNFQGTHTENRFIQAERVMRSRKFTTSEIENQE, from the coding sequence GTGAAGAAACTGTTTCATGCGCTAAAGGGCTTTGTGTATGCCTCCGCAGGCGTGGACACCCAGTTGATATATGACTGCCCATTACATGAACGCCGAAGAAATCTATACATTGGCTTATTGGTTTTAATGGTCAGCCTTTTGAGCTTCATAAGTGTTATTTATACCGTTTACAACATATTGGAAGCATCCGTAATTGATAGTAAATACAGCGACTATGTGAATTTTTCAATTGCATTGGTCACAGGCTTTATTTGGTTCTTAGTCGTATTCAATATTTACCGTGCGTGTTTAACAATTTCTGGAATTGGAGATGGCACCTCACGAATTACTTCTGATGAAATCAAAAACGCAATTCCACAAATAATCATGGCATTGGTATTAGCTCTATCTTTAGGGGCACCGCTCAATATTTTGTTATTACACCGTGAAGTAAATCATGTTGTAACTGCTTCAGATATTGACAGATTAATGCAGAATGAAGAGAGCCAAATCAAGTCAAAGGCGCAAATGCTCATTGAAGCACACATGGATGAAACTTCTAATGATCAGATGGCAGTCAGCGAGAGTCAGGTCTTCAAAGAGCTCAATGACAATCAGGAGGAGCTTTTAATACAGAGTTCACAAAGCTTTATGGGGTTGCTTGACAAGATCTATAACCAGAATCCACTACTGACTCTCTTGATTTTTGTAGTCGCGATTCATCTTTACATCGTGCCCATCTTTTTAAGGATGCTTTGGGTTAAAGGGGTGTATGAGTTCAAGGTCGAGTTCCAGAATCAAATCTCGCTTGCCGACAACGGTATTTTCAAAGATTACTACAGGGTAAATTTCCAAGGAACGCATACAGAGAATCGATTTATTCAAGCTGAGCGTGTGATGAGGTCAAGAAAATTCACGACTTCCGAAATTGAAAATCAAGAGTAA